In Flavobacterium sp. 83, the genomic window GTATCGATGGCAAAACGTTTTGGTCATGTTGTTCGATTGAAAGGTGGTGATCCATTTGTTTTTGGAAGAGGGAGCGAAGAAATAGAATTCGCCGAAAAATTTGATTTGGAAACCGCTATTGTTCCCGGAATTTCATCGGCTTTAGGTGTTCCAGCATCTAATGGAATTAGTTTAACACAAAGAAGAGTTGCCGAAAGTTTCTGGGTCATTACCGGAACTACTTCGGATCATAAATTGTCTAAAGATGTGGCTTTGGCATCACAATCCTCAGCAACGGTCGTTATTTTGATGGGAATGAATAAATTGGACGAAATTATTTCGATTTATAAAAACAACAGAACCGATGATTTGCCTGTTGCCATTATTCAAAATGGAACAAAAGACACCCAGAAAAAAGTGATTGGAACCATAAGTTCAATCACGAAATTAGTCGAAGAGCACCAACTTTCGTCTCCTGCAATTATTGTGATTGGTGAGGTGGTGCGAAATGCTTCAAAATTAACGACTTATTTTCAAGAGGAATTATCAGAAGATGAGTTCATTTTTCAAAACTTAAATTTAACGGCATGATTGCAGTGAAATATTTTGGCGCCATAGCCGAAAAAACCAAAAGTCAAGGAGAAGAAATTTCTTTTTCTGATTTACCTTTACATCAATTATTAGCATCATTAGAGCAAAAGTAC contains:
- a CDS encoding MoaD/ThiS family protein, with the protein product MIAVKYFGAIAEKTKSQGEEISFSDLPLHQLLASLEQKYQLSQLSFSVAINQKIVQDTANYILKSNDIVALLPPFAGG
- the cobA gene encoding uroporphyrinogen-III C-methyltransferase, whose amino-acid sequence is MKNSNTPKLTIVGAGPGDVELITLKAIKALESADVVLYDALVNEELLQYASNAEIIFVGKRFGCHAYSQDQINELIVSMAKRFGHVVRLKGGDPFVFGRGSEEIEFAEKFDLETAIVPGISSALGVPASNGISLTQRRVAESFWVITGTTSDHKLSKDVALASQSSATVVILMGMNKLDEIISIYKNNRTDDLPVAIIQNGTKDTQKKVIGTISSITKLVEEHQLSSPAIIVIGEVVRNASKLTTYFQEELSEDEFIFQNLNLTA